The proteins below come from a single Ochotona princeps isolate mOchPri1 chromosome 6, mOchPri1.hap1, whole genome shotgun sequence genomic window:
- the LINGO1 gene encoding leucine-rich repeat and immunoglobulin-like domain-containing nogo receptor-interacting protein 1 isoform X1, with product MQVRERMPAGGARSMPSRLVACWQPILLLILGSVLSGLAMGCPARCECSAQDRAVLCHRKRFVAVPEGIPTETRLLDLGKNRIKTLNQDEFASFPHLEELELNENVVSAVEPGAFNNLYNLRTLGLRSNRLKLIPLGVFTGLSNLTKLDISENKIVILLDYMFQDLYNLKSLEVGDNDLVYISHRAFSGLHSLEQLTLEKCNLTSIPTEALSHLHSLIVLRLRHLNINAIRDYSFKRLYRLKVLEVSHWPYLDTMTPNCLYGLNLTSLSITHCNLTAVPYLAVRHLVYLRFLNLSYNPIAAIEGSMLHELLRLQELQLVGGQLAVVEPYAFRGLNYLRVLNVSGNQLTTLEESAFHSVGNLETLILDANPLACDCRLLWVFRRRWRLNFNRQQPTCATPEFVQGKEFKDFPDVLLPNYFTCRRARIRDRKAQQVFVDEGHTVQFVCRADGDPPPAILWLSPRKHLVSAKSNGRLTVFPDGTLEVRYAQVQDNGTYLCIAANAGGNDSMPAHLHVRSYSPDWPHQPNKTFAFISNQPGEGEANSTRATVPFPFDIKTLIIATTMGFISFLGVVLFCLVLLFLWSRGKGNTKHNIEIEYVPRKSDAGISSADAPRKFNMKMI from the exons ATGCAG GTGAGAGAGAGGATGCCGGCGGGGGGCGCGAGGAGTATGCCCAGCCGCCTGGTGGCCTGCTGGCAACCCATCCTCCTGCTGATCTTGGGCTCGGTACTGTCAGGCTTGGCCATGGGCTGCCCGGCCCGCTGTGAGTGCTCCGCTCAGGACCGTGCTGTGCTGTGCCACCGCAAGCGCTTTGTGGCGGTGCCCGAGGGCATCCCTACCGAGACCCGCCTGCTGGACCTGGGCAAGAACCGCATCAAAACGCTCAACCAGGACGAGTTCGCCAGCTTCCCACACCtggaggagctggaactgaaTGAGAACGTGGTGAGCGCCGTAGAGCCCGGCGCCTTCAATAACCTCTACAACCTGCGGACGCTGGGGCTGCGCAGCAACCGCCTAAAGCTCATCCCACTGGGCGTCTTCACGGGCCTCAGCAACCTGACCAAGCTGGACATCAGCGAGAACAAGATCGTCATCCTGCTGGACTACATGTTCCAGGACCTGTACAACCTCAAGTCGCTCGAGGTCGGCGACAACGACCTGGTCTACATCTCCCATCGCGCCTTCAGCGGCCTGCACAGCCTGGAGCAGCTGACGCTGGAAAAGTGCAACTTGACCTCCATTCCCACCGAGGCGCTGTCGCACCTGCACAGCCTCATCGTCCTGCGCCTACGCCACCTCAACATCAACGCCATCCGGGACTACTCTTTCAAGAGGCTGTACCGCCTCAAGGTTCTGGAGGTGTCGCACTGGCCCTACCTGGATACCATGACCCCCAACTGCCTCTATGGCCTCAACCTGACCTCCCTGTCTATCACGCACTGCAACCTGACCGCCGTGCCCTACCTGGCCGTGCGCCACCTGGTCTATCTCCGTTTCCTCAACCTCTCCTACAACCCCATCGCCGCCATCGAGGGCTCCATGCTACACGAGCTGCTGcggctgcaggagctgcagctggtggGCGGGCAGCTGGCCGTGGTAGAGCCCTACGCCTTCCGCGGCCTCAATTACCTGCGCGTGCTCAACGTCTCGGGCAACCAGCTGACCACGCTGGAGGAGTCGGCCTTCCACTCGGTGGGTAACCTGGAGACGCTTATCCTGGATGCCAACCCGCTGGCCTGTGACTGCCGCCTGCTGTGGGTCTTCCGGCGCCGCTGGCGACTGAACTTCAACCGGCAGCAGCCCACGTGCGCCACGCCCGAGTTTGTCCAAGGCAAGGAGTTCAAGGACTTCCCCGACGTGCTGCTGCCCAACTACTTCACCTGCCGCCGCGCCCGCATCCGGGACCGCAAGGCCCAGCAGGTGTTTGTGGATGAGGGCCACACGGTGCAATTCGTGTGCCGGGCTGACGGCGACCCACCGCCCGCCATTCTCTGGCTCTCGCCCCGCAAGCACTTGGTGTCGGCCAAGAGCAACGGGCGGCTCACCGTCTTCCCCGATGGCACACTCGAAGTGCGCTATGCCCAAGTCCAGGACAACGGCACCTACCTGTGCATCGCGGCCAACGCGGGCGGCAACGACTCCATGCCGGCCCACCTGCACGTGCGCAGCTACTCGCCCGACTGGCCGCACCAGCCCAACAAGACCTTCGCCTTCATCTCCAACCAGCCGGGCGAGGGGGAGGCCAACAGCACCCGCGCCACCGTGCCTTTCCCCTTCGACATCAAGACGCTCATCATCGCCACCACCATGGGCTTCATCTCCTTCCTGGGCGTCGTGCTCTTCTGCCTGGTGCTGCTTTTCCTGTGGAGCCGCGGCAAGGGCAACACCAAGCACAACATTGAGATTGAGTACGTGCCCCGCAAGTCGGATGCCGGCATCAGCTCAGCTGACGCCCCCCGCAAGTTCAACATGAAGATGATCTGA
- the LINGO1 gene encoding leucine-rich repeat and immunoglobulin-like domain-containing nogo receptor-interacting protein 1 isoform X2 translates to MPAGGARSMPSRLVACWQPILLLILGSVLSGLAMGCPARCECSAQDRAVLCHRKRFVAVPEGIPTETRLLDLGKNRIKTLNQDEFASFPHLEELELNENVVSAVEPGAFNNLYNLRTLGLRSNRLKLIPLGVFTGLSNLTKLDISENKIVILLDYMFQDLYNLKSLEVGDNDLVYISHRAFSGLHSLEQLTLEKCNLTSIPTEALSHLHSLIVLRLRHLNINAIRDYSFKRLYRLKVLEVSHWPYLDTMTPNCLYGLNLTSLSITHCNLTAVPYLAVRHLVYLRFLNLSYNPIAAIEGSMLHELLRLQELQLVGGQLAVVEPYAFRGLNYLRVLNVSGNQLTTLEESAFHSVGNLETLILDANPLACDCRLLWVFRRRWRLNFNRQQPTCATPEFVQGKEFKDFPDVLLPNYFTCRRARIRDRKAQQVFVDEGHTVQFVCRADGDPPPAILWLSPRKHLVSAKSNGRLTVFPDGTLEVRYAQVQDNGTYLCIAANAGGNDSMPAHLHVRSYSPDWPHQPNKTFAFISNQPGEGEANSTRATVPFPFDIKTLIIATTMGFISFLGVVLFCLVLLFLWSRGKGNTKHNIEIEYVPRKSDAGISSADAPRKFNMKMI, encoded by the coding sequence ATGCCGGCGGGGGGCGCGAGGAGTATGCCCAGCCGCCTGGTGGCCTGCTGGCAACCCATCCTCCTGCTGATCTTGGGCTCGGTACTGTCAGGCTTGGCCATGGGCTGCCCGGCCCGCTGTGAGTGCTCCGCTCAGGACCGTGCTGTGCTGTGCCACCGCAAGCGCTTTGTGGCGGTGCCCGAGGGCATCCCTACCGAGACCCGCCTGCTGGACCTGGGCAAGAACCGCATCAAAACGCTCAACCAGGACGAGTTCGCCAGCTTCCCACACCtggaggagctggaactgaaTGAGAACGTGGTGAGCGCCGTAGAGCCCGGCGCCTTCAATAACCTCTACAACCTGCGGACGCTGGGGCTGCGCAGCAACCGCCTAAAGCTCATCCCACTGGGCGTCTTCACGGGCCTCAGCAACCTGACCAAGCTGGACATCAGCGAGAACAAGATCGTCATCCTGCTGGACTACATGTTCCAGGACCTGTACAACCTCAAGTCGCTCGAGGTCGGCGACAACGACCTGGTCTACATCTCCCATCGCGCCTTCAGCGGCCTGCACAGCCTGGAGCAGCTGACGCTGGAAAAGTGCAACTTGACCTCCATTCCCACCGAGGCGCTGTCGCACCTGCACAGCCTCATCGTCCTGCGCCTACGCCACCTCAACATCAACGCCATCCGGGACTACTCTTTCAAGAGGCTGTACCGCCTCAAGGTTCTGGAGGTGTCGCACTGGCCCTACCTGGATACCATGACCCCCAACTGCCTCTATGGCCTCAACCTGACCTCCCTGTCTATCACGCACTGCAACCTGACCGCCGTGCCCTACCTGGCCGTGCGCCACCTGGTCTATCTCCGTTTCCTCAACCTCTCCTACAACCCCATCGCCGCCATCGAGGGCTCCATGCTACACGAGCTGCTGcggctgcaggagctgcagctggtggGCGGGCAGCTGGCCGTGGTAGAGCCCTACGCCTTCCGCGGCCTCAATTACCTGCGCGTGCTCAACGTCTCGGGCAACCAGCTGACCACGCTGGAGGAGTCGGCCTTCCACTCGGTGGGTAACCTGGAGACGCTTATCCTGGATGCCAACCCGCTGGCCTGTGACTGCCGCCTGCTGTGGGTCTTCCGGCGCCGCTGGCGACTGAACTTCAACCGGCAGCAGCCCACGTGCGCCACGCCCGAGTTTGTCCAAGGCAAGGAGTTCAAGGACTTCCCCGACGTGCTGCTGCCCAACTACTTCACCTGCCGCCGCGCCCGCATCCGGGACCGCAAGGCCCAGCAGGTGTTTGTGGATGAGGGCCACACGGTGCAATTCGTGTGCCGGGCTGACGGCGACCCACCGCCCGCCATTCTCTGGCTCTCGCCCCGCAAGCACTTGGTGTCGGCCAAGAGCAACGGGCGGCTCACCGTCTTCCCCGATGGCACACTCGAAGTGCGCTATGCCCAAGTCCAGGACAACGGCACCTACCTGTGCATCGCGGCCAACGCGGGCGGCAACGACTCCATGCCGGCCCACCTGCACGTGCGCAGCTACTCGCCCGACTGGCCGCACCAGCCCAACAAGACCTTCGCCTTCATCTCCAACCAGCCGGGCGAGGGGGAGGCCAACAGCACCCGCGCCACCGTGCCTTTCCCCTTCGACATCAAGACGCTCATCATCGCCACCACCATGGGCTTCATCTCCTTCCTGGGCGTCGTGCTCTTCTGCCTGGTGCTGCTTTTCCTGTGGAGCCGCGGCAAGGGCAACACCAAGCACAACATTGAGATTGAGTACGTGCCCCGCAAGTCGGATGCCGGCATCAGCTCAGCTGACGCCCCCCGCAAGTTCAACATGAAGATGATCTGA